A single region of the Jatrophihabitans sp. GAS493 genome encodes:
- a CDS encoding DUF5663 domain-containing protein, translated as MTIRIDNELLAELGLASLRDETKPGFVKFIYETLELRVGKTLADQMTDEQLDEFELLIDGEDGIESNRDDALAWLQKNFPFYPQVVQQSFTELKAEIAEGAPAILAEDRRTAPKSNRNEMDGAA; from the coding sequence ATGACCATCAGAATCGACAACGAGTTGCTCGCCGAGTTGGGACTCGCCTCGCTCCGAGACGAGACCAAGCCCGGCTTCGTGAAGTTCATCTACGAGACCCTCGAACTGCGCGTCGGGAAGACCCTCGCCGATCAGATGACCGACGAACAGTTGGACGAGTTCGAACTTCTCATCGACGGCGAGGACGGGATCGAGTCCAACCGCGACGACGCGCTGGCCTGGCTGCAGAAGAACTTTCCCTTCTACCCGCAGGTCGTGCAACAGAGCTTCACCGAGCTGAAGGCCGAGATCGCCGAGGGGGCGCCGGCGATCCTCGCCGAGGACCGGCGGACGGCGCCGAAGTCCAACCGCAACGAGATGGATGGGGCGGCCTGA
- a CDS encoding OmpA family protein yields the protein MKHTTRVIAAITGVIVVLLALAACGGNPNKSTRSSTGTSPAPVNCPAAKLTIDPTTLTASTPTVAILGATGPGISYYQSDVTTVLNSSTNSKAHVLVNGVGDPGTAPDLAANTVLIGDGPNEAIRKHNLECKTAAVTRATSGTVAAAPTAPQPNVFGALNTLAGNLKGNPSKAPVDVVLLSPLSAAAGGVDLSNAATLKDPVVAINQLAAQGLIPDCTGWQFYAVGADRGMPDARAAQLKEFWRQFALKCGGQLVAWTAHLSQFPTDGAIQAADTSQLPVVKDPVKIVATLKDVTFDDGQADFRPEAAGQLDQLLALTQQTQGSILVDGYTDIQTTETTEWLNSLSTARAQAVADWLVAHGVDRARLHADGHGPTDLIYPSPATADEHQANRRVTVTLYRQADA from the coding sequence ATGAAACACACCACGCGCGTGATCGCCGCAATCACCGGCGTCATCGTCGTCCTCCTGGCGCTCGCCGCCTGCGGCGGCAACCCGAACAAGTCGACCCGGTCCTCGACCGGCACCAGCCCGGCGCCGGTCAACTGCCCGGCGGCGAAGCTCACCATCGATCCGACCACCCTCACGGCGAGCACCCCGACCGTAGCCATCCTCGGCGCGACCGGGCCGGGCATCAGCTACTACCAGAGCGATGTGACCACCGTGCTGAACAGCAGCACGAACAGCAAGGCCCACGTCCTCGTCAACGGAGTCGGTGACCCTGGCACCGCCCCGGATCTGGCCGCCAACACGGTGCTCATCGGCGACGGCCCGAACGAGGCGATACGCAAGCACAACCTCGAGTGCAAGACGGCGGCGGTCACCCGGGCGACGTCGGGCACGGTCGCGGCGGCACCCACCGCGCCGCAGCCGAACGTCTTCGGTGCGCTGAACACGCTTGCCGGCAATCTCAAGGGGAACCCCTCGAAGGCGCCGGTCGACGTCGTCCTGCTGAGCCCGTTGTCGGCGGCAGCAGGTGGCGTCGACCTCTCGAACGCGGCCACGCTGAAGGACCCGGTCGTCGCGATCAACCAGCTCGCAGCGCAGGGCCTCATCCCTGACTGCACGGGCTGGCAGTTCTACGCGGTCGGCGCCGACCGCGGTATGCCCGATGCGCGGGCGGCTCAACTGAAGGAGTTCTGGCGTCAGTTCGCCCTCAAGTGCGGCGGCCAGCTCGTCGCGTGGACCGCGCACCTGAGCCAGTTCCCGACCGACGGGGCAATCCAGGCGGCGGACACGAGCCAGCTTCCGGTCGTGAAGGATCCGGTCAAGATCGTCGCGACGCTCAAAGACGTCACGTTCGATGACGGCCAGGCCGACTTTCGCCCCGAGGCCGCCGGGCAGCTCGACCAGCTGCTGGCACTCACCCAGCAGACCCAGGGCAGCATCCTCGTCGACGGCTACACCGACATCCAGACGACTGAGACGACGGAGTGGCTCAACTCCCTCAGCACCGCGCGGGCGCAGGCCGTCGCCGACTGGCTGGTCGCACACGGTGTCGACCGGGCCCGGCTGCACGCCGACGGTCACGGCCCCACGGACCTGATCTACCCGAGCCCGGCCACGGCGGACGAGCACCAGGCCAACCGGCGTGTGACCGTGACCCTCTACCGCCAGGCCGACGCGTAA
- a CDS encoding AAA family ATPase, whose protein sequence is MPRPIRVFISSPFLDLHSEREELVKRVFPALQESCDERGLTCIEVDLRWGITDAQVSDGEMLGICLDEIDDCRPYFIGLLGDHYGSEIQGVEPAMLQRHPWLADHIGESVTEIEMFHGALAAPEAAARALFYFRTSHNGDPSPSRERVQSLKDRITASGLTVREWSGPVENLGDLVRRDLDALVREDYPDRPPPGALESQIAHQQDVVHAQAELHVGRADELAVIGGYLEAGGPPLVVTGPSGIGKSALLATTALRWLDAIVHFTSASPSSTDWAVLCRQVLSRLIDEYDLSADIPENPDALRDAFAKALRDASGRSRVVLVLDGLDQLDDHEGALDLSWLPQPLPERVRVIASALPSRALDEMRRRGYREVEVGRLEPAHRAEIARRYLGQYGKSLAAAEMDDLITARQTENPLFLRLLLGELRVHGAHDTVHQRLTALLSEPDAAALLASIFHRWEADYERGRPGLVATALRSLRAARSGLSESELLDLLGSPGQPLPHAVWAPLRRASKSVVADRGGRLIFAHPQARDATTTRYVGRTGDIDAADHRRLAAYFADLPPRHPRRLEEQPWQLLAAADFAGLHRLLVDVDFAEPLYEARPFEYRELWTALEAQSSHRLADAFGEIVSNPLAYPLRQAWFVARLFLNTDYATNAEAIYRYVEDSARSAGDEPLLVQVLRDRAIALERLGRLDPALAAMRDNEAICRRRADDAGLRMVLNNQVSVLAKKGLWDEAERIVHEHRQLCEQAGDEAGLLQAYVGEAMVLQRSAQYARADDALRQAERLALERGDLDDLQIVLGNRAACFQGRGRIDEAFELLARQEAICRRSGDARSIARLLGSRAIALRQRGDLIGACSAHDEQEAICRERGFDDQLQAALGDHGVIVMALGDHDTAMTMFIEQEAICRRVGLKSGLARSYGLQALIHDLRGASGRALELHRTEAEIFRELGETSELIRAFDNQARVHRERGELAEAMPHHAEVRQLCALIDSPSVLARACGNEAETRRLMGDQTGAERLYREQLAISDELSDPNGQRTAWSGLALVAHDQGDDSSALDLSRKASAAARELGIFDVETRELAFQGDILFDQAEFAEAHAAYVGQAEVAREHGQPAPLALALFNRAKILLMTGQQVPRPLVVEALELARAHGLINLEEAAAEFLVVLDSLA, encoded by the coding sequence TTGCCGCGCCCGATTCGGGTCTTCATATCCTCACCGTTCCTCGACCTGCACAGCGAACGAGAAGAGCTCGTCAAGCGGGTGTTCCCGGCGCTGCAGGAGAGTTGCGACGAGCGGGGCCTGACCTGCATCGAGGTCGACCTTCGGTGGGGTATCACCGACGCCCAGGTCAGCGACGGAGAGATGTTGGGCATCTGCCTGGACGAGATCGATGACTGCCGGCCCTACTTCATCGGGCTGCTCGGCGACCATTACGGCTCCGAGATCCAGGGCGTCGAACCAGCGATGCTGCAGCGTCATCCGTGGCTGGCCGACCACATCGGCGAATCGGTAACCGAAATCGAGATGTTCCACGGCGCATTGGCCGCGCCCGAGGCAGCCGCCCGGGCCCTGTTCTACTTCAGAACCAGTCACAACGGCGATCCGTCGCCGTCACGCGAGCGGGTTCAATCGCTCAAAGACCGGATCACGGCCAGCGGATTGACGGTCCGGGAGTGGTCGGGACCGGTCGAGAACCTGGGCGATCTCGTCCGTCGGGATCTCGATGCACTCGTGCGCGAGGACTATCCCGACCGACCGCCGCCCGGTGCGCTCGAGTCGCAGATCGCCCACCAGCAAGACGTCGTGCACGCACAGGCCGAACTGCACGTCGGACGGGCCGACGAGCTCGCCGTCATCGGCGGCTACCTCGAAGCCGGCGGACCACCCCTCGTCGTCACCGGTCCGTCTGGCATCGGCAAGTCGGCGCTGCTGGCCACGACCGCGCTTCGCTGGCTCGATGCCATCGTCCATTTCACGTCCGCGTCGCCGTCGAGCACCGATTGGGCGGTGCTCTGCCGCCAAGTGCTGAGCCGGCTGATCGACGAATACGACCTGTCGGCTGACATCCCCGAGAACCCGGACGCACTTCGTGACGCCTTCGCCAAAGCGCTCCGCGACGCCTCTGGACGTTCTCGCGTCGTCCTGGTTCTCGACGGGCTCGATCAACTCGACGATCACGAGGGTGCGCTCGACCTGAGTTGGCTGCCACAGCCGCTGCCGGAGCGCGTTCGGGTGATCGCGTCCGCGCTGCCCAGCCGCGCACTCGACGAGATGCGGCGCCGCGGTTATCGCGAAGTCGAGGTCGGGCGGCTCGAGCCGGCCCACCGGGCCGAGATCGCGCGCCGCTACCTCGGTCAGTACGGCAAGAGTCTGGCGGCCGCCGAGATGGACGACTTGATAACCGCACGACAAACCGAGAACCCGTTGTTCCTGCGTCTGCTGCTGGGCGAGCTGCGCGTGCACGGAGCCCACGACACCGTCCACCAACGCCTGACCGCCTTGTTGAGCGAGCCCGACGCGGCCGCCTTGTTGGCGTCGATATTTCACCGTTGGGAGGCCGACTACGAGCGCGGCCGTCCCGGTCTGGTCGCAACGGCCCTGCGGAGTCTGCGCGCGGCCCGCTCGGGCCTGTCCGAGAGCGAGCTGCTCGACCTGCTCGGCTCACCGGGGCAGCCGCTGCCGCACGCGGTGTGGGCACCGTTGCGGCGAGCCTCGAAGTCGGTCGTTGCCGACCGGGGCGGACGTCTCATCTTCGCTCACCCGCAGGCGCGGGACGCCACGACCACCCGCTACGTCGGACGGACGGGCGACATCGACGCCGCTGACCACCGGCGACTCGCGGCCTACTTCGCCGACCTGCCGCCCCGCCACCCGCGCCGCCTCGAGGAGCAACCGTGGCAGCTGCTGGCCGCCGCTGACTTCGCCGGCCTACACCGGCTGCTGGTCGATGTCGACTTCGCCGAGCCGCTCTACGAAGCTCGTCCCTTCGAGTACCGCGAGCTATGGACCGCGCTCGAGGCACAGTCGAGTCATCGACTTGCGGATGCGTTCGGCGAGATCGTCTCCAACCCGTTGGCCTACCCGCTTCGACAGGCCTGGTTCGTCGCCCGGCTCTTCCTGAACACCGACTACGCCACGAACGCTGAGGCGATCTACCGGTACGTCGAGGACTCGGCCCGGTCCGCAGGTGACGAACCGCTGCTCGTCCAAGTGCTTCGCGATCGCGCAATCGCGCTGGAACGTCTCGGTCGACTCGACCCGGCGCTAGCCGCCATGCGCGACAACGAGGCGATCTGCCGGCGGCGGGCCGACGACGCGGGGCTGCGGATGGTGCTGAACAACCAGGTCTCAGTCCTGGCCAAGAAGGGGCTCTGGGACGAGGCCGAGCGGATCGTCCACGAGCACCGGCAGCTGTGCGAGCAGGCTGGCGACGAGGCCGGGTTGTTGCAGGCCTATGTCGGCGAAGCGATGGTCCTGCAGCGGTCGGCCCAGTACGCGCGGGCCGATGACGCGCTTCGCCAGGCCGAGAGGCTCGCGCTTGAACGCGGCGATCTGGACGATCTGCAAATCGTCCTGGGCAATCGGGCCGCCTGCTTCCAGGGACGCGGCCGGATCGACGAGGCGTTCGAACTGCTGGCCCGGCAGGAGGCGATCTGCCGCCGCAGCGGTGATGCGCGTTCGATCGCGCGCCTGCTCGGCAGCCGCGCGATCGCCCTTCGCCAGCGGGGCGATCTGATCGGTGCATGCTCGGCCCACGACGAACAAGAGGCGATCTGCCGCGAGCGTGGATTCGACGATCAACTCCAAGCCGCGCTCGGCGATCACGGTGTCATCGTGATGGCCCTCGGCGACCACGACACCGCCATGACGATGTTCATCGAGCAAGAAGCGATCTGCCGCCGAGTCGGCCTCAAGAGCGGACTGGCCCGGTCTTACGGGCTGCAGGCTCTCATTCACGACCTGCGCGGTGCCTCGGGCCGCGCGCTCGAATTGCATCGAACCGAGGCCGAGATCTTCCGCGAACTCGGCGAAACGTCTGAGCTGATACGCGCCTTCGACAACCAGGCGCGCGTTCATCGCGAACGCGGGGAGTTGGCCGAGGCCATGCCGCATCACGCTGAGGTCCGTCAACTCTGCGCTTTGATCGACAGCCCAAGTGTGCTCGCGCGGGCGTGTGGCAACGAAGCCGAGACGCGGCGGCTGATGGGGGATCAGACCGGCGCCGAACGTCTTTATCGCGAGCAGCTGGCCATCAGCGACGAGCTGTCCGATCCGAACGGGCAGCGAACCGCGTGGAGTGGGCTCGCGCTGGTCGCGCACGATCAAGGCGACGATTCGAGCGCTCTGGACCTGAGCCGGAAGGCGTCGGCGGCCGCGCGCGAACTAGGGATCTTTGACGTCGAGACCAGAGAGCTTGCGTTCCAGGGTGACATCCTTTTCGACCAGGCCGAGTTCGCCGAAGCGCATGCCGCTTATGTCGGGCAAGCAGAGGTCGCCCGCGAACACGGCCAGCCGGCCCCACTCGCGCTGGCCCTTTTCAACCGCGCCAAGATCTTGCTGATGACTGGGCAACAAGTTCCTCGACCGTTAGTGGTCGAGGCTCTGGAGCTGGCCCGAGCGCACGGCCTGATCAATCTCGAGGAAGCGGCGGCCGAGTTTCTCGTCGTACTCGATTCGCTCGCCTGA
- a CDS encoding type IV secretory system conjugative DNA transfer family protein yields the protein MSTFEIADERVLTRPHTPVAGCALDPCVEEASWIAWRLESASPNQIVNDNSVQAANSVFDRIVEMAWLPGRMVALSEVATSFDDGYPKLTVHLALAILGPNGTTVDEASALADLVQRRLHAAGLPYRAAMVHPAAVLDLPDEQLRHTALIRQRTISVSTDGPDGDIDVLSRWNPVQSPWGSITTAILTRTAPTRVRATVLPTELNISDRMQLELMLQRAEALRKENESRPGHRFPADRAVSTLVDLQQSFSTPVLCAEIAVMSSESLPELFLRDVGSSLTSETDVLRRGGHTVVAGQQLMLGGFEIERDPARLMEAIRAGLPLRGGMGNRKLSDLITLTESPVGWPIPINGPIPTIASGTIRELTVPLAYAEGIDIGVGGGGRRVHLPHQSLARHMFLTGATGTGKSTVLSACAVDDLGNGRAFVFIDPHGDIAPRLEAFANHFGVEVLFLDPTDADTAMLQLLPKLREDGLNYADCQRAARRVCDAIVASLPDKKWAGPRWYQLAIPILMLAMAHGVTVRQAVEWVMDDKQLLEKVKHPALGPVDAGVLSGLTSSRMQDSVSTRDWTTSKFGPLMSIAVECIVASTGEGTSVVEMLDRGLPVIVNLSALSSSEVSLVGHLVLSTVLDAAMERPLGERNPLRVYVDEAHKFVVESMQRVQTEGRKFGVSLALATQSTKQLDPVLSDIATSAAVQVAFRQSPDSANTLAQLIGIPSRELTDLPDLHAYVKVTGEATCSVRADAYADCPPLRPKRAPSRKGTRRTPKHAATTATTANRPAEPSFLDEWLAKGRAADEAGDTTTTGAA from the coding sequence ATGAGCACGTTCGAAATCGCCGACGAACGCGTGCTCACCCGCCCACACACTCCGGTAGCGGGGTGCGCACTCGACCCGTGCGTCGAGGAGGCGTCCTGGATCGCGTGGCGGCTGGAGTCGGCATCACCCAACCAGATCGTCAACGACAACTCGGTCCAGGCCGCGAACTCGGTCTTCGATCGCATCGTCGAGATGGCCTGGCTGCCCGGCCGCATGGTGGCGCTGTCCGAGGTGGCCACGTCGTTCGACGACGGCTACCCGAAGCTCACGGTGCACCTCGCGCTCGCGATACTCGGGCCGAACGGGACCACTGTCGACGAGGCGTCCGCCTTGGCCGACCTGGTCCAGCGCCGTCTGCACGCCGCGGGCCTGCCCTACCGAGCGGCAATGGTCCACCCGGCGGCCGTCCTCGATCTTCCGGACGAGCAGCTCAGGCACACCGCGCTCATCCGGCAACGCACCATCTCGGTGAGCACGGACGGCCCGGACGGCGACATCGACGTGCTGAGCCGATGGAACCCCGTGCAGTCTCCCTGGGGCTCCATCACGACAGCGATCCTGACCCGCACGGCACCGACCCGGGTACGCGCCACGGTGCTGCCGACGGAGCTGAATATTTCGGACCGGATGCAGCTGGAGTTGATGCTGCAGCGGGCCGAGGCGTTGCGCAAGGAGAACGAGTCACGGCCCGGCCACCGCTTCCCGGCCGATCGTGCAGTCTCGACGCTGGTCGACCTTCAGCAGAGCTTCTCGACCCCCGTGCTCTGTGCCGAGATCGCCGTCATGTCATCGGAGTCGCTGCCCGAACTCTTCCTGCGTGACGTCGGTTCGAGTCTGACGAGCGAGACGGACGTGCTTCGGCGGGGTGGTCACACCGTGGTGGCGGGTCAGCAGCTGATGCTCGGCGGCTTCGAAATCGAACGCGACCCGGCGCGACTCATGGAGGCGATCCGCGCCGGTCTACCGCTGCGGGGCGGCATGGGCAATCGCAAGCTGTCCGATCTGATCACCCTCACCGAGTCGCCCGTCGGGTGGCCCATTCCGATCAACGGTCCGATCCCGACCATCGCCTCCGGCACGATTCGCGAGCTGACCGTCCCCTTGGCGTACGCCGAGGGCATCGACATCGGAGTGGGCGGAGGTGGCCGACGCGTCCACCTGCCGCACCAATCGCTGGCGCGGCACATGTTCCTGACGGGCGCGACGGGCACCGGTAAGTCCACCGTGCTCAGCGCGTGCGCAGTGGACGACCTTGGCAACGGGCGGGCCTTCGTCTTCATCGACCCGCACGGTGACATTGCCCCCCGTCTTGAGGCCTTCGCGAACCACTTCGGTGTCGAGGTGCTGTTTCTCGACCCCACGGACGCCGATACGGCGATGCTTCAGCTGCTGCCGAAGCTGCGCGAGGATGGGCTCAACTACGCCGACTGCCAGCGGGCGGCGCGCCGGGTCTGCGATGCGATCGTCGCCTCGTTGCCCGACAAGAAGTGGGCCGGACCCCGTTGGTACCAGCTCGCCATCCCGATCCTCATGCTCGCGATGGCGCACGGCGTGACCGTTCGCCAGGCGGTCGAGTGGGTGATGGATGACAAGCAACTACTCGAGAAGGTGAAGCACCCCGCGCTCGGCCCCGTGGACGCCGGCGTGCTGTCCGGTCTGACGTCGAGCCGGATGCAGGACTCGGTCAGCACGCGGGATTGGACGACGTCGAAGTTCGGTCCACTGATGAGCATTGCGGTCGAGTGCATCGTCGCGAGCACCGGTGAGGGCACATCGGTCGTCGAGATGCTCGACCGCGGCCTCCCGGTGATCGTCAACCTGTCGGCCCTGTCGTCCTCCGAAGTGTCGCTCGTGGGGCACCTGGTTCTGTCCACCGTCCTCGATGCGGCGATGGAGCGTCCGCTCGGCGAGCGCAATCCGCTGCGTGTCTACGTCGACGAGGCCCACAAATTCGTCGTCGAGAGCATGCAGCGGGTGCAGACGGAAGGGCGCAAGTTCGGGGTCAGCCTCGCCTTGGCGACGCAGTCGACCAAACAGCTCGACCCGGTACTGTCGGATATCGCGACGAGCGCCGCGGTGCAGGTCGCGTTCCGGCAATCGCCCGACTCGGCGAACACGCTCGCGCAGCTGATCGGCATCCCTTCGCGCGAGCTTACCGATCTACCCGACCTGCACGCCTACGTGAAGGTAACCGGCGAGGCGACCTGCTCCGTCCGCGCGGATGCGTACGCCGACTGCCCGCCGCTGCGGCCGAAACGGGCCCCGTCGCGCAAGGGAACTCGTCGGACGCCCAAGCATGCGGCCACTACGGCCACTACGGCCAACCGGCCGGCCGAGCCGTCCTTCCTCGACGAATGGCTGGCGAAGGGGCGTGCGGCGGACGAAGCCGGAGACACCACCACGACGGGTGCCGCCTGA